The genomic region AGTAATTTCTTAAAAAGCTTCTCATCATTGGATATAAATGTATTTCTAGGTAGTGATTATACTGCAAAAAGGAATGTGCTGAAATACAACTTACTTATGTGCTGTCTAAGAGAGATGAATTTTACCTGCGGTCTCAAAAAGTAAAAAAGTAGTTTTGATGTGTCTTATTTAATCGACAACATTATACCCAAGACTTTTCAGGTTTTCGAAAATTTTCTTTCCAAATGATGGTATGAATGCTATGTAAGGTTTCTCATTCATTTTGTTGTGCTCTATCAAAAAACCAACATGTGTCTGTACGGAATCGTCTTGTTTCCTAATCTTCTTATGTCTTCTGATGACCACAACGTTTTCCTTCCTGATTTCCACTCTTGTCAGGATTCCTTTTATTGTAATCTTGTTTGTGTCCGCCTTTAATTTCAGGAATGGTCCTGAAGAGTAGGTAAAGTTCTTTTCGTCCTTGCCTCTATAAAGGCCTCCGTATGCTGTATATGTCGTTATTTCATCAACTCCTTGCAAATAATTTCATGACCACTTCCGTGTTTAACTTTCCGAAATCGTTAAAGTATGTGATTGTTTTTCCATGTTATCGCCTTCGTGACTTTGTGATATGGAATTGGATGATTCCTTGCTCAATAATGTAGATATCTCAGTATATTATCCATTGATTGCGTATATATGTATATCAGAGATTATATATAGAGCCTATTTCAAAACCTTTCCCCTATCTTTTTCCAGCATAACAAGAAGCATGCAATATCTAATAACCCTTTGAAAACAATATTCAGTCTTTCATACCTACTTGCTATTTTCCTGAATCCCATCTTCAACCATGCAAAGAATCGTTCTATAGTTCCTCTTTTATGATATGACTCATACTCGAATCTTGTAGGTCTTCCTCTTTTTCTGTGTTTTTCATTCCTGCTGTTGACTGGAATGTTACTTTTTATAGCTCTGGATCTTAGATACTTCCGTATAGCAACATTATCATAAGCTGAATCTGCAAGTACTTCTAATGGTCTTGTTCTTGGTTTTCTATCAGTCTTAACCTTGATACTTTCCATGATCTTGATAAATTGTTGACTATCATGTTCCTTTCCAGAAGCAATTTGGATCGTCAATGGAAAACCGTCACAACTTACACAAACATGAATCTTTATGCCTTTCCTTTTTTTATGACCGTTGTATGTGGAGTCTTCTCCCCTTTTTTAGTTTCAATGAAACTGCTATCAACACATACAACATCCATAGAGAACTTACCATTCTGGTAAGCGGAATCCCGAAGGGATTCCATTATCCTGTTCCATATACCTTCCTCTGACCATCTTTTCAGCCTTCTCCAGGCAGTTGCCTGGGAACCATAAATAGCTGGCATATCTCCCCATCTGCAACCAGTTATCAGAACAAAGAGAATACCATTGATGACCTTACGGTCATCAGCCCTCTTTCTTCCGGTTATTGGTTGTGGTGGTAAATGTGGCTTAATAAATTTCCATTGATCATCAGAGATTTCTCTGAATTCCATTCATATCCCCATAATAACATTCAGAGAGATAGTATTTATAGTTTTGATATGGGTTCATAGTAATAACTAGCACCATTTTTTAATGATTGATCTGAGAACCGTATTTGTTTGTACAATTGCAGTTGAGCTTTTTCTTGTATTAGTCATGTTCATGTATTGGAAAAATCAGAAAACTTATCCTGGTTTTCTCAAATGGACACTTGGTATTTTTTCATTATTAATTGCTCATATATTTTATTCACTTAGAGGCAATGCTCCTGATTTAATAACAATTGTGCTGGCAAATACATTTGTAATTCTTAGTGTGTTTCTCAAATTAGAAAGTCTGAAACTTTATTTTCAGGTTCCTGCTTTTCGTAGGGATGTATATTTGCTATTTTTTCCTTTGGCATTGGTATTTTACTTTTTCACAGAGTATATTGATAGTCCTCTGATTCGTACTATCATACTCACAGTATTGGCAATTCTTATATTATCTATATCAGTGTATGTTCTTTTGACTCGAAGTAGTCCTGAAGAGATGCTATTTTCCAGGCTATTTGCATCCCTTTATATGCTTTTTATTCTGGTTCTTTTTGGAAGGTTGCTTGAGTGGTGGATTGCACCACTAACCAGAGATTTGTTAACATTATCATTTTTCAACAACATTCTCGTGTTTGTAGATCTGATTATCTCTCTCGGCACGACTATAGTATTTCTTTTGCTGAATGGACAGAGAATGAACAGTGAAATTGAATTTTCAAGGCTGAAGGCACAGGAGTTTGCAGAACGCTATTCTCATGCGGTCAAATCTGCAAAAGCATATGTATGGGATCTTGATCTGGAAACCGGGGATCTATTCTGGGATGACGCACTCGATAAATTATACGGGTCACCAATTGAATCTCAAAAACAACTTAAAAGCATATGTCAGTCATTTGGTATTGATATTGATGATGTTTCAAATCTTGGGAACTTGTGTAATACGAATGTGATTGAAGAAGATCTGACTGTTGAGGTTACTTTCCACCATCCTGAAAATGGAATGAGATTCTTGCTGGTTCATGCAACTACTTCATGTGACAATTCAAATCCTAGTAGATTAAGCGGATTAATTTATGATCTCACATCTTTGAGAAAGGTTGAGCATGCATTAAAGGAATCTCACCGGAAACTAAATCTTTTAACTCAGATAACTCGCCATGATATACTTAACAGGGTTCATATTGTACGTGGTTTTGGACAACTTCTGGCCAGGGAATTAGAACAGCCTAAACAGCAGGAAATGGCAGAACATATCGTTGTAAGTGCTGATCTGATTTTTGATCTTATATCTTTCACAGGACAATATCAGAACATTGGGATGCAAGAGCCAAAATGGCAGGATATTGCTGTTCTACTGGATTCAAATGATATTCGTAATTCGATCGATGGAATTGAATTGAACCGCCCTGACTCTGGAACATTGATCTATGCAGATGTAATGCTGGAGAAACTTCTGTTCAATTTAATTGAGAATTCATTGAGACATGGTGGTGATGTAAAAGTAATTTCTCTTTCATGCGAGCACTCAGATGAATACCTCAAAATAGTATATCAGGATGATGGCGTTGGTGTTCCGGAATCTGAAAAAGATCAGATATTTGAAAGAGGATATGGTAAAAATACCGGTATGGGCTTATTTTTTTGTAGAGAAATACTGGAAATAACTAATTTGGACATCCGTGAAACCGGGGCTTTTGGTGAAGGTGTCAGATTTGAAATGAAAGTTCCTCCTGGTTATTTCAGGATTGGAAATTAATTCAGATCTTTTCTATAACCTGAAAATCGGCTAAATTTAAATCCTGGTGGGAACTTAATGCTTTCTATCTTTCTGTTTTATTATGCTTACAAACGATGCTCTTATCTATAATCGGAATCTTATATTAATCAGGGAGTTTACTAAGTTGTATTTTAAAAGGTGATCGTTTGGCTGAAACAGATTATGACGATAATAATGTAAAGATCATAACTACAGAGATTCAGACTGAAAATCCGGTACTTATTGAGGGATTTCCGGGTATAGGTTTAGTTGGTAATATTGCCAGTCAGCAGATAATAGATGAACTTAAGATGGAATATGTCGGTTCCATAGATTCCAGGCATTTTCCACCGATAGCAGTTCTCTATGAAGGGCTTATCAACATGCCAGTCAGGATTTACGAAAGCACAGAGCATGGCATGGTAATGGTGGTATCTGACATTCCAATCAATCCTGTAGTTGCATACGATATAAGCAAAGCACTTCTCACATGGGCTCAGTCCATCAATGTGAAAGAAATCGTATCCCTTGCAGGAATTGCAACCATGAGCGAGGAACACAAAGTGTTCGGTGCAGCCACCAACATGGACATGCTGGAGAGAATAAAGGAAAAAGTCGAATTATTCCAGATGGGAACAATCTCAGGAATTTCCGGCAGCATCATGGGAGAATGTCTCGTACGTGAAGTGCCGGCAATAAGTCTGCTCGGTTCAACCATGAGTCAGAACCCTGACCCAAGGGCAGCAGCAGTAGTAATTGATGTCCTGAATCTTCTTTACGACTATGGTATCAACACAGAAGGTCTCATAGAACAGGCAGAGAAGATCGAAATAGAGATGCAGAGACTCGCTGAGGATGTAAGGACAACCGAACAACCCACTGCAGGTGGAAGAAAAGAGTTCCCAATGTACGGGTGATAACATGGAATATATTGCTTTGACAGGAATATCTGAGCGTGTTATCTCAGAACTGAGACAAAACAGGCTTCTGACAATCGAGATCAGGAGTCCTAACAACTTTCTGGCTGCACTGCGCATGAACGTAGGAGAAATGCTGTTCCTGACCCACACAAGTGCCGAGGATCTCACAGGTGGCAGCATGGGTATAATCACAAAACTGGTCAGGCATCAGGTATCAACCCACCGCGTAATGCAGAGCAACGAAGCCTTTTATGAGGAACGTGAAACCACGAGCCTCAGACTTCAGCTCGACCCAAACTGTATTGCACGTGTAAGAAAAGTCCTGAACAACACCATCGGTGAAGTCACAAAAGTAGATGCTGAAGAAATCCCACTCTACAATGCCAGATGATTGTAATCAATGAGTGTAATTAGTAGGATTAGTAGGTTCAATCAAATAGACATACATAATTAATCAAAAGTTTCAGGGATGGTTTTAAGTCCCTCTTCTATTTTTTCCAGCATACTATATGAAATTCCAATCGGAACTTCCTCATTAGCATAGCCGCTATGTTTCCTAGAACCCTTGCAGCCATAGGATATCCCAATTCCCTCTTTCAGTACCCTTGCAGTACAATCTCCACATATGGATGCCGCACCAATTGATCTTGAAGTGATACTCTCTCCAAAATGAAATGCATATGCCTGTATAATCTTCATTGCACTTTCAGGTTTAAGATAAAGCAAAAGAACATCAAATTCACCATCATTCTTCTTAAGCGGCTCGATTTTAATTGACCTGTACTCTTTTTCAATCCTCGGGAGTGAGTCCACAGCTCTCTTTGCAGTCTCTTCGTCTTTGTAGCGATTGGATTTCAGGTAATAATCTGCCGGACTGTTTTCACTCAGGCCAAGTATGAATTTTCCGGGTCTGCATCTCTGGTCTTCTATCAGGAAAGATTCTCCGTTTCGTGCCAGATGAATTAGTTCACAGTAAAGCCTCTCTGAAGTTTCACCTTCATCATCACACAGGGAGATGCACACAGGTTCGCCTTCGTCCATAAGCGCTTCAATATTCGGGTAATTTTGATAATATTGATGATTTGAATAATCAGGAGAATTTGAATCGTTGTATGTTTTCATAATCTCATTTCCTGTTCTTGTGTTCCGGAATTTCTATCTTAGCTTCCGCCGCATACATATGTGCAAGTCTCGTAGGTTCTGGCAATTTATATCCTTTCAGGCAGTGTTTTACAATTTCAAGCGAGCTTTCAACAGAAACCTTGTGTCCGGGTGCGATTATGATTGGATTGCTACGTTTATTACTTTTCAGAAGCCAGCCAACCTGTTCACCTTTGAACATCAGTTTTTGTGATTCTCCCACCTCATTAGGTGTTTCGGATTCACCGCAAAGGATCTTTTTGGAAACTCCAATTGTCGGGATATCCATAACCGCTCCAAAATAAGTAGCCATGCCTGCCTTAATCGGATGATTGATGCCGCAGGAATCAAACACAATTATGTCCGGTTTATTTTTAAGTTCCGTAAAAACAGATGCAATGGCTTTTCCTTCCCTGAAGTTCAGGTAGGTGGGTATGTAAGGAAGAGGCACTTTCTGTACAATGTGCTTTTTCTCAATTAGTTCAAGTGATTTATAGTCCAGGACAGGCATAGAGCAGATGATTTTATCGTCATAATATGCGCAGTCCACACCTGCTATTCTGTCTATCTTTCCAAAGCCATCCTCAAGGCTGAGATTCCCAATGGCTTTGTTCTGGAGGAGTCTTAGTTCCTCCAGAGTACGTGAAGATGGATCGAACCAGTAATCCAGTTCGCTATTATTCAATAGTTGCCCTCACAGTAGTGAACACAGGTCCACGGATGTCTATTTTCTTCTTGTTGCTTGTGATAAAGCGCTGTGCCAGTGGTTCAAGGCGAATGTTAATCTCGGAAGGAACCTTCACGATTCTGACCCTTGTTTCAACTTCGCTTTCACCATTTTCAACAGCACATTCAATATCCTTTGCAGCCTGGCATGCAAAAGCATCAAGGAACCTTACACCAGTCCTTGCAGAATGGTTCTCAAGTACTTTCTTCCACTTCTTATTGTCAGGTACGCCAAGTACGTCATTTTCGTATGCAACAATTTCATTAAACACTGCAGGTCCACAGAGTTTTGTTTCCTCTTCCGGTTCAATAACCGAGACCTTTACTGTCTTTCCTTTGACTGTACCTTCCCATGCAGGGAATTCACACGGACTTGGGGTTGAACCATTCTCCTCACAGACAGCCACGATAGCCTTTACAATTTCCATTCCTTCTTCAGTCTCAGGAACATTAGCCACATGCACTGTCTTTGCAAGTTCGTTGTCGGTCATCTTCCATTCAGAATACTGAGTAATCTGTGGATATGTGAGAGAACGGATGTCAGTTGCATCGTGGAGTATCATTGCAAGCCTTTCCACGCCAAGTCCCAGGTTCATCACAGGATAGGGTATATCGTACTGTGAGAGGGCTGTAGGTGAGTAAATTCCAAAGGTTGCTATCTCTATCCATCCGTCGGAGTATTTTGTCTTAGAACCCACCAGATTTGGATGGTAAGCAAATACCTCTATCTGTGTGTCAGGTACGTAGTACTTGCTGCGCTTGTCATCCGGCCTGAACATAAACTTCTCAAAACCGAACTGTGAAAGTAATCCCTGCGCTACTGCTTTTCCGTGGTCTATGGTCACATTCTCATCCATAATCACACAGGATGCAGAGTAGTAAGTCATCAGACGTGCCGCATCTTCGTCCTGCTCCCTTCTGAAGCAGCGGTCAATTGAGAAGAAATTGAAAGGCGGGTTTGCACGTTCAATTACTGATGCAAGACTGATGAACCATCCTGAAGTCATGTGACTTCTGAGTGTCTTCTTGGTAGCCTGAGGAATGAGTTCCTTAAATTCCGGGAAGACCTGGTCAATCATCTCAACAACAAGTGAGTCTGATACGTTGATACTTGCTGCAATCTCAGGTACGAGGTCATCTCCTTCGACATCTCCCTTCTTGTATGCGTGAAGAACTTTCCTGATGGTCTCAATGGCTTCATCATCAACTCCCCCGAGTATCTCCTTAATCTCAGCGATACGCTCGTCTGAGATACCTACATTCGGACGTGGGAGTCCTGCAAGGTAGAAGCATCTGTCAAGGACAGCCAGCGCTTCATGGCTGAACTGCTTGTGAACCTCTCTCTCATCAACAATAAGCGGGTTCATCATTTCCTCAAATCCCATTCTGAGGTAAGCATCACGAAGCTTTGAGATTGTGTCATAAACCGGATGTGGCTTACCATATTTGATAGTCATATGTGGGTACTGTTCATTCAGCTTTGACTCGCTGATGTACTCTGTACCCTTATTCCATGCAGCGTCAAAATCCTCGCTTGCTGCTTTTTTGATATCATCAGGGTTGAATTTCATGTATATTCCTCGTAATATGTGTAAATATGTAACTGAATTGAAAGCGGGTTAATTTTGATTAATTGACTAGTTTATTCTATTCTCAAATTCCTTCATTGCCTTTTCCAGCTTCTGCTGGCGCATTGCATTTGTAAGGTCGCCTCTGGTCTTCTCTATAATTGACCTAGTGACATCGGTCTTATGTCGAAGTCCGTGTGTCATGGCGTCGGGATAGTCAAACATCATGAGGCAATTGTATATCTCTTCCATCAGGCCCAGGTATTTTTCTCCTTCTTCGGGAGTATCTTTTCTAATAAGATCCAGAATATGTCGTCTGAGTTCCCCGCCAACATCTCCAAGCCCGTTAAGGTATGCTACGTTGCTGACATTAAGTTCCTGAGGTCCGGGAATCTCGTCATCTTCACCGCTGAGTATGTTGTACACAACAAGGCATTCGACGAATTCCTGCTGGGCATGTTCCAGAAAACCGGAATAGTATATGTCAGGATGATCCGCAAGCAATGTATCCATTTTTTCTATCATTTCTACGGATTTGGATATCAGCAAATTTGCTTTATCAAAATCCCTGTTATGTATGCTGTACATTGCTGTCCTGCAGTTGCGCACAACATCTCTGGAAATTGCCAGAGTGCTTTCTCTTGCTTTGTCTTTTTCCTCAAAGCTGTCTTTTATACTACAGGATATATTGTAGATCATTCCAATCCTTTAGTTCATTTACAGCTTGATATAAACAGTTTTTCAAAAGCCTGGATAAAAACAGTGATATTTTGTCGAAACTACGGCCTATGCATAGTTCAAAATTAAAAAAAGTAAAAGGCGAACAATTATATTGTTCGTTTTACTCGTCGACCGGAATGGTCTCGAGCTGGCTTGCAACATCCCAGATGAGTGTTCTTGTGTGAACAGGGATGTTAGGGTCGTTGCTGATATCCTCAAGAATGGATATGCTTGATGATGTCCTCAAAAAGAGAGGTTCATCTTTCTTACTTAATGTTTCCAGTATATCATTTGCAGAACGCCTAATGTTTCTTGGTACTGAATTATCGTTTGCGATATATTCTAACTTTTGTTTGCATTCTTCAATGACTTGATCAAAATTTGACATGTAGGATCACCTTGATAAGTTTGAAATCAAAATAGGGTTGCTCAATTTATCCCTAAATAATTATATTCTATAAAAAGACTTTCATTGGTATATAGGTTTTGAGAAAAAGGAGATAACATGTCAAACACTGATGATGAAAATATACAAAAAATATCCCGAATGCTTGAGATTGGCGGAACAATGCTTGCACAACATTGTGGCAACTGTGGAGCCCCTCTCTTCCGCTATCAGGGTAGGGTACTATGTCCGGTCTGTGATGATGTTCGCGACCCACGTGGAAGCATGCAGCAAGCATCTGCTCCGGTAGTTACACCTGAGCCAGAAACAGAAATTTCTCCAGTAGAAGAAAAGAAAACTCCGGTTGCGGCAGTTCCGAAAACCACGCCTGTAAGATCTCAGTCTGAAGATACATCTGTGGGACAATCAACTTCAGCTCCGGCATCAATCCCTGAACTGGAAAATTTGCTCGTAAGAAAAATGGTTTCACTTGCAAATACTATGCAGGATGAAACTGATGTAAGAAGAATATCTGATTATCTTGATATGATCGAACGCTGTATGGATATAATGAATAAAATGAAGTAGCCAGGTAATCTTCAATTTGGTAAGTGGTAAACTCCACTTAACTCCCTTTTTTATTTTTAGGAATCAACGCTTATACTCACTGCCGATAATTTCCCTTATTTTTGCTGCGGTCTTGGGTCCAACATTGTTGACATCAAGCAGTTCTTCATAACTGGCTTTCATCACATTTTCCACAGAACCGAAATGTTTCAGGAGGTTTCTGGCTGCTTTCGGACCGATATCAGATATTGAAGACACAACATATTCCTGCTGCTGTGGAAGCATAGCAGCAGCTTTCTTCCCGTGCATGTTAACTTCCCGTTTCTCATCAACCTGCTCTCTTTTTGCAACCTGTTGTAAGAGGGCAGCAGTATCTTCCGGGTCGCGCGTATAGAATATTGAAACCCCAAAATCCAGTGATATTGATGACAGGGTTCCATGAATTGCATTCGGATTTATTCCTCTGCAATTAAAGAGGCTTTCACCCTCAATTATCAGTATTGGCTTTTCATAGGCTCTTGAGAGGTTTGATATCTGCTCGAACAGTTTTTGTTCAATAAGCGAACCCACAAAGTCCTGTGTATCTTTCCTTTCCGCAGCAATGCGGTCACTCAGGATGTAGTCACCAACTTCCAGTGTTTTTACTGTAATTTCAACACCGTTTCTGTCAAGGGAACGGGCAACAGAACTGCGAATCTCACGCTGGTCCACAACAATTTTGATATTATCCTTGTTTTCAGGTTTAGATTCATTGTTGTCATCGTATTCAAACAATGTCTTCTGGTCCTTCCCGTTACTATCCAGCATGAATTCCTCTTCAATTGAGTTATTCTTCCGTGCCGGCATGGCTGACTGAAGCTCTTTCATGTTGCTCTGCATTTTCCTTTCCTTTGAAAGGCTGCTCCAGTAGTATCCTTCATCCCTGGTGCCTTTTGTAACTAGAACAACAACACGACCTTCATGCTTTCTTCCTGTTCGCCCTTTTCTCTGGATACTCCTAATTTCAGAGGGAATTGGTTCGTAAAACAACACAAGATCTGTTGATGGAATATCAAGGCCTTCCTCTGCAACCGAGGTTGCCACAAGAACATTGTAATCTCCAGCCTTGAATTGTTCGATTATCTCGACCTGTTGCTTCTGTGTCAGTCCCTTATCCTTGTATTTGGACGCCTGTCCCACAAATCTCACAGGTCTTATCCCTTCAACTTCGGCAAGTGCTTTTGTCAGCATCTCGGCTGTGTCACGATAATTTGCAAAAACAATAACTCTGGAATGCGGCTTGTTCTCAAGTTCATTAAGGACTATATCTTTCACATATTCCAGTTTGGGATGCTCAAGGTCACAGTCTTTCAGGCGGTGTACGACCTGCCTGATGTAAAGGTCTTCAGCAAGACGCTTTGAAGCCTTGCTTCCACTTTTAGAACCTGCTTCGTTGTCCAGTCTTTCCATGTACATACGGAGAGCTTCAAGTCCCTGAGTTTCTGTGATTTCCACAGCGTGGCTTACTTTCAGTATCTCTGCAAGCAAGGAAATTGCACTATAAACTGAAGTATCGGGCATTCCTCCCCTGAGTTCTCCCTGAAGTTTTGTCTGCAATCCAAGAAGGTCTTTTTTTGAGACAAATCTCTTATTATATATTGGGTAACCAAGTTCAGTAAGCTTCTTGTACCTGTCTTCAAGGACCTTATTCAACAGGTCTTTAATCTCTTTCATTTCGTCAGGAAGGTTGATGCGCTTCCATTCGATCTCTTTTTTATGAATGTAAGGTTTGACATCGCTATCTGATTCAGTTTTAACGGCAACCGATTCAATGTGAAGTGATTCACAGACCTCCGCTATCTTCTCATCAGAACTTCCAGGACTTGCAGTAATCCCTAAACAAAGAGGGTTTTTTGCGGTTTCAAAATATTTCTCTGCAATATAGGTATAAGCGTAATTTCCAACTGCACGGTGTGCCTCATCAAATGTAATGTGTGTAACATTTTCAAGACTTATTCTTTTGGTAAGTATGTCATTCTCAATGACCTGCGGTGTGGAAATGATTACTTTGCCTGTTTTCCAGAGTTCTGATCTTTTTTCAGGACTGATGCTACCTGTGAATGTGAGGACTTCTTCCTCCGGAATGTTCATTACATTTTTGAAAAAAGATGCATGCTGTTCCACAAGAGGTTTTGTTGGTGAGAGCACCATGACCTTGCCGCCTAATTTCTCAAGGCGAGATGCCATGACAAGAAGACATACAACGGTTTTTCCAAGTCCGGTTGGCAAAACCACAAGTGTGGAAACATCAAGAGCCTTGCCCGCCAGATCAAGTTGATATAGCCTCTGCTCCACAGTATCTGCTTTTATCAAAGGGTGTTTGATATATTCCGGCATGTTACCATACTTGCATGTTTGCAATTTTTATGATTATTATAATATTTACATTAAGTATCTGGTTTTGCAATATATAATCTCTTCAGGCTTTTAAAGCTGAGCTAAGCAGGGTGAAAGTATTGTTTAATTTCGAAAACAGGAAATGAACTAATAAAGTAAAAGAAAAACTAAAAGAGAAAAGAAAATGAATTTAGAGTGCTTTTCCAGCACTCTCAAAATCCCTATTCATGTAAATCATCTCATAAATAAGGTCTGCAATTCCGTCAATTGGTGCACGAACCTGCTTCATGCTGTCCCTGTCCCTGATTGTGACGGTGTTATCTTCCAGTGTATCATAGTCTATTGTAATGGAGTATGGTGTTCCAATCTCATCGTTTCTTCTGTAACGTCTTCCGATGGTTCCTGAGTCATCATAGGAAACAAGCAGGCCTTTTTGTTTCAACTGAGCCTCGATTTGCCTTGCAGGGTTGATGAGTTCTTCCCTTGTAAGCAGTGGAAGAATTGCAACCTGTACAGGAGAGACTTCCTTCTTGAATCTCAGGACAATCCTTGCTTCTGCCTCTTCATTCTCAGTTTCTTCCTTGCCGCTGACCATTTCCTCTTCAAATGCATGTTCCATGGTTGAGTAGAATATCCTGTCAATACCGTAGGATGGCTCGATAACGTGAGGAATGACATTTTCTCCGCTTATCTTGACAGTTTCCTCTGCAAACTCGACAATATCTCCGGGTACAGTTACTTCTTCTCCGTCAACAGTGATTGTGATGTTCTCCTGTTCGAGTTCTGCCTGGTTGAGTGCTTTGAGTGCATCTGCAACAGCCTTTGCCTTTCCTTTGAAGAGTGGTCCGAGTTTACCCATATTTGGCTTGACAACAAACTGAGTAACCATCTTAGGTTCGCTGTATTCTCTGTAGATTGAGAGTTCGGTCTTGCTTACAGCAGCATGTGCCTTCAGGTCATAGTCTGTCCTGTCTGCAATTCCCACAACTTCTACCCAGTCGAATCTGTCAGTTAGAATCTCAGCATCCCAGCAGTCTATTGCATAGTGTGCCATCTCATCTTTCTGGTGCTGTCTGAATCTCAGCTTGTCTGCTGAAATTCCAATACGCTGGAGAAAATGGTTTGTAAGTCCTATCTGGTAAGCGAGGAACTCGTGGGCAATGGTGCCTTTCTCCACTGCTTCGCCGAGAGTCATTTTCTCGATAACACCTTTATGCTGTGCTTCCTCGGAGTAAAGGTTGATAACAGTGTCAGCAAACCTGCTGAAGTTTGCGTGTTTTTTGTCGTTAGGATCAATAAATATCTCAGCTTCAGCCTGGGTAAATTCTCTTAGCCTGATAACTCCCTGTCTTGGTGAGATCTCGTTACGGTAGGATTTTCCGATCTGTGTTGCACCGAACGGAAGTTTCTCACGGTAGAATCTTGCGAGTCTTAAAAAGTCAACAAACATTCCCTGTGCAGTCTCAGGACGCATGTATCCCTGTCTTCCTGTACCCGGGCCGATGTTTGTCTTGAACATGAGGTTAAATTCATAGGCCTCTCCCAGTTCCCCATCACATTCAGGACACCTGACATTGTTCTCTATTATAACTTTGTCAAGCTCTTTGACGTGAAGTGCGTCAGCACAGTCTACTATTTTGTCAATAAGATGATCTGCCCTGAATGCTTCTCCACAGTTTTTACATTCACAGAGAGGATCTGAGAAACCGCCAACGTGACCTGATGCCACGAAAACTTCTTCAATACCGATTGTTGGGGCTTCTATCTCCATGAAACCCTCCTGTACAACGTAGGTTTCTCTCCAGATCTGCTCAATCCTGCGCTTTAAGGTGCTTCCAAGTGGTCCGTAGTCGTAAAATCCTGCGGTTCCTCCGTATAGCTCAAAAGAGTTCCACAAAAATCCGCGACGTTTAGCCAGTTCTATTACCTGCTCATATTTATCCATGAATGATCCTCGATAATTGTGTATATCTATGATTCTTATGAGTCATCGATATGCCC from Methanolobus tindarius DSM 2278 harbors:
- a CDS encoding transposase, with protein sequence MKIHVCVSCDGFPLTIQIASGKEHDSQQFIKIMESIKVKTDRKPRTRPLEVLADSAYDNVAIRKYLRSRAIKSNIPVNSRNEKHRKRGRPTRFEYESYHKRGTIERFFAWLKMGFRKIASRYERLNIVFKGLLDIACFLLCWKKIGERF
- a CDS encoding transposase, giving the protein MEFREISDDQWKFIKPHLPPQPITGRKRADDRKVINGILFVLITGCRWGDMPAIYGSQATAWRRLKRWSEEGIWNRIMESLRDSAYQNGKFSMDVVCVDSSFIETKKGEKTPHTTVIKKGKA
- a CDS encoding PAS domain-containing sensor histidine kinase; translation: MTRSSPEEMLFSRLFASLYMLFILVLFGRLLEWWIAPLTRDLLTLSFFNNILVFVDLIISLGTTIVFLLLNGQRMNSEIEFSRLKAQEFAERYSHAVKSAKAYVWDLDLETGDLFWDDALDKLYGSPIESQKQLKSICQSFGIDIDDVSNLGNLCNTNVIEEDLTVEVTFHHPENGMRFLLVHATTSCDNSNPSRLSGLIYDLTSLRKVEHALKESHRKLNLLTQITRHDILNRVHIVRGFGQLLARELEQPKQQEMAEHIVVSADLIFDLISFTGQYQNIGMQEPKWQDIAVLLDSNDIRNSIDGIELNRPDSGTLIYADVMLEKLLFNLIENSLRHGGDVKVISLSCEHSDEYLKIVYQDDGVGVPESEKDQIFERGYGKNTGMGLFFCREILEITNLDIRETGAFGEGVRFEMKVPPGYFRIGN
- a CDS encoding proteasome assembly chaperone family protein, producing the protein MAETDYDDNNVKIITTEIQTENPVLIEGFPGIGLVGNIASQQIIDELKMEYVGSIDSRHFPPIAVLYEGLINMPVRIYESTEHGMVMVVSDIPINPVVAYDISKALLTWAQSINVKEIVSLAGIATMSEEHKVFGAATNMDMLERIKEKVELFQMGTISGISGSIMGECLVREVPAISLLGSTMSQNPDPRAAAVVIDVLNLLYDYGINTEGLIEQAEKIEIEMQRLAEDVRTTEQPTAGGRKEFPMYG
- a CDS encoding DUF473 domain-containing protein, which gives rise to MEYIALTGISERVISELRQNRLLTIEIRSPNNFLAALRMNVGEMLFLTHTSAEDLTGGSMGIITKLVRHQVSTHRVMQSNEAFYEERETTSLRLQLDPNCIARVRKVLNNTIGEVTKVDAEEIPLYNAR
- a CDS encoding DUF169 domain-containing protein — encoded protein: MKTYNDSNSPDYSNHQYYQNYPNIEALMDEGEPVCISLCDDEGETSERLYCELIHLARNGESFLIEDQRCRPGKFILGLSENSPADYYLKSNRYKDEETAKRAVDSLPRIEKEYRSIKIEPLKKNDGEFDVLLLYLKPESAMKIIQAYAFHFGESITSRSIGAASICGDCTARVLKEGIGISYGCKGSRKHSGYANEEVPIGISYSMLEKIEEGLKTIPETFD
- a CDS encoding endonuclease V yields the protein MNNSELDYWFDPSSRTLEELRLLQNKAIGNLSLEDGFGKIDRIAGVDCAYYDDKIICSMPVLDYKSLELIEKKHIVQKVPLPYIPTYLNFREGKAIASVFTELKNKPDIIVFDSCGINHPIKAGMATYFGAVMDIPTIGVSKKILCGESETPNEVGESQKLMFKGEQVGWLLKSNKRSNPIIIAPGHKVSVESSLEIVKHCLKGYKLPEPTRLAHMYAAEAKIEIPEHKNRK